A window of Eubacteriaceae bacterium ES3 contains these coding sequences:
- a CDS encoding HD-GYP domain-containing protein, with product MRYVPTFCLREGMVLSNSLWGNNGELILSRDVTLTEDYIKRIKKLNYNGIYIEDDLSKDLYISNIIDDRVRAQSVKCIKDVFIRSELGGELSPEQIRQVESQVTSIVDEILNNQNMMINMIDLKVFDDYTYYHSVNVAVLSIVLGVSLGLRRQELCDLGVGAILHDIGKIFVSQDILCKPGSLNEQEFTEMKKHSSSGYDYISKRFNISDASKTAILHHHEKFEGGGYPNNLKGEEISLYGRIISIADVYDAMTSDRPYRKGIVPSEVVEFLMGSTHSAFDPELVELFITKIAPYPIGTYVRLSNDHIGMVVKNYSNFCMRPMIRVFKHGRQDVKPYEVDLSNNSTLNITIVEVLTPSFQ from the coding sequence ATGAGATATGTACCAACATTTTGCCTCCGTGAAGGCATGGTACTGAGTAACAGCCTTTGGGGAAACAATGGTGAGCTGATATTATCACGTGATGTGACGCTTACTGAAGATTATATAAAACGAATAAAAAAACTTAATTACAATGGTATATATATTGAGGATGATTTATCAAAAGATCTTTATATCAGTAATATCATAGATGACCGCGTACGAGCCCAATCTGTCAAATGTATCAAAGATGTTTTTATCCGTTCCGAACTTGGTGGAGAACTATCACCAGAGCAAATCAGACAGGTTGAAAGTCAGGTCACTTCCATCGTCGACGAAATCCTCAACAACCAGAATATGATGATTAATATGATCGATCTTAAAGTTTTTGACGATTACACCTATTATCATTCGGTCAATGTTGCTGTCTTATCAATCGTCCTGGGCGTTTCTCTGGGACTAAGGAGGCAAGAACTGTGTGACCTCGGAGTTGGCGCTATTCTTCATGATATCGGAAAAATTTTCGTCTCCCAGGATATTCTATGCAAGCCTGGAAGCCTGAATGAGCAGGAGTTTACTGAAATGAAGAAGCACTCTTCATCCGGTTATGATTATATTTCCAAACGCTTTAATATCAGCGATGCTTCAAAAACCGCCATCCTCCACCATCATGAAAAATTTGAAGGTGGCGGCTATCCAAATAATCTCAAAGGTGAAGAAATTTCTCTTTACGGACGAATTATTTCGATCGCCGATGTTTATGATGCCATGACCTCAGACCGCCCCTACCGTAAAGGAATTGTACCCTCAGAGGTGGTGGAATTTCTGATGGGATCAACGCACTCGGCTTTTGACCCGGAGCTGGTCGAGTTGTTTATCACTAAAATTGCCCCCTATCCGATTGGTACCTACGTTCGTCTCAGCAACGATCATATCGGTATGGTTGTTAAAAATTATTCTAATTTCTGTATGCGTCCAATGATTCGTGTTTTTAAACACGGCCGTCAGGATGTCAAGCCATACGAAGTTGATTTAAGTAATAATTCGACTCTTAATATCACCATTGTTGAAGTTCTTACTCCGTCTTTCCAATAA